The Sesamum indicum cultivar Zhongzhi No. 13 linkage group LG6, S_indicum_v1.0, whole genome shotgun sequence genomic interval aacctacaccacttattttaaaatattttaaattacctcaaaatacaaattcaaaacatGCAATCTATcttcaacaaatttacttatctctatttttctctctttatttccaaaacacaaaacaaacactcgaaacacaaatccaaacattacgttgggttttttatttttgatttttttgtttatttaggTTTGGGTCAATAGAAAAAGGGGTATGGCTGCCACCCTTCAACAATTCGTTGGGGTTTAGTGCCACATGACACTCGAAGTCGATTAATggaatgatttatttatttatctgatttttttgttaatattatcaaattcgatgaattttgattaataaaataatttatttattaaacagaattaaattttagaattactacaaattatatcaaattaatgtGATAAGAAATATGATGAGAGAAGAATGTAATTCCTAGTATTTTTCCAAGGTTAATGTGTATTTCCCTTCTGTTGTGCCAATCAGCAATGTACTCTGGGGCAGCGGAGTTGTACCTCGAAAGAGCCGAAACTGACCCTAAAACATCACTCTGATACCGTCATTTCTCAAGAAACCCTGAAACAAGCCTCCAGCGCGTTCCCGTCTACTCTTCAGAGAAAATGCGAGCCCTTCTTCGCACATTAACGCAGCTCTCCATCAAGCCCAACGGTAAGACCGGGCAGTTCCACAACCTCAGTCCTTTCCTCGCTTTCCAAAAACCGTTTTCTACTCAAGATGAAAGCGGTGAAAAAGAGCCGGATTGGGCGGCCCATTTCGGTGGAACCGGATCGTCGGGCCCCGACCCATTAGGCTGGGATGCGGGAGCTTCGTCTTGGTCCACTGGCCTGACGAAGGAGCACTTCGACGGTGAAGTAATCGGGCAGCAGGTGACTTCGGATTCGGGCCAGAGTCAGCGCAGTGCGGGCAGTCGGGGTCAGTCCCAGGGGCGTAAGTGGTATTCGGATGCAAGGTGGACGGACCAGGAGATGTCAAAAGTGAGGGAATTAGAGGCCGCGAACCGTATGAGTAAGGCGTTTGTAGATGGCTGGGATGATAGAATGGATGAAATAACCGTGTTGATGAAACAGGTaaaagtttttcatttttaacttttttttttttttgaattttgtttttgttatttgtaatttgatgCTTGAACAACGATGCAAAATTCAACTATATTATTACATGCGCATTTGTTGTCTGcgtttgtgtttttgtttggTAAGTTTatcaagtaaattttgaacaagaTGAGCTCTTAAGATTTCGTAGTGATTTGTGATCTTTGTTTTCATGGTCATTTATACGAAAAAAATTGGGGATATAGAATGTGTGCTCTTATTTGGTTTAAGTGTCTTCTATATTTACAGAGTGTGACTGGGTAAATGAGTAATAAAGGGCTCTGTATTTCCTTGGAAGTGAAGTTTAGAAGTTCCCTGCAGTATGAGAGTATTCACATGGTAGGACATTgcatatgtacatatatgaaTGCATGTGCATTTTTCCGTTCCCATAGTTTTGGTGGTATTTATTGGAATGGGTAATTCAGttttagaaaacaaaaccCGTTGGTGTAATGtaatattcttgaaaaattgttAATGAAGGCAAGGGAGCCTGGTGCCAGGGGCTCATACTTGAAGGATTCAGAGAAGGCAGAGATGTACAAAAAGCACAAGGAGAATCCAGAGGTGTACACTGTGGAGAGGTTGGCAAAAGAATATAGGATCATGAGGCAGAGGGTGCATGCAATTTTGTGGCTGAAGGAActtgaagaagaggaggagaagaAGCTTGGGCATCCATTGGATGATTCAGTTGAGTTGTTGCTTGATACTTGTCCTGAGTAAGTGAACATAACTTATCCGCAAACCGTTTTCATGAATCTTGTGCTTTTGATTTTGTACTTATCGATGTGGTGTGGAATtattctgtatatatatataatgtgtgtgtgtatatatattttgataatattattaaatgtatGTATAGTTTGATCGATTGGTTTCATTATTTTGattctatttaaaattttacgtaCTATGCAAGAGGGTGGCAGTTCTACTTGTATTACCATTGTGGTTGCTCACATACATGTGTTCCTTTATCGTGCATATCTTTGATGTATGCTATATTGGGTGCTGTCA includes:
- the LOC105163892 gene encoding uncharacterized protein LOC105163892; its protein translation is MRALLRTLTQLSIKPNGKTGQFHNLSPFLAFQKPFSTQDESGEKEPDWAAHFGGTGSSGPDPLGWDAGASSWSTGLTKEHFDGEVIGQQVTSDSGQSQRSAGSRGQSQGRKWYSDARWTDQEMSKVRELEAANRMSKAFVDGWDDRMDEITVLMKQAREPGARGSYLKDSEKAEMYKKHKENPEVYTVERLAKEYRIMRQRVHAILWLKELEEEEEKKLGHPLDDSVELLLDTCPEFFISHDREFHVASLPYKPDFKVMPEGWDGTTRDPDEVHYEISMKEDEMLYQEFVQRMNFNKMKMAKKVKCHKYSRRRPSEGWNFMVEKLGPRGKRGNGGGWKFISEADGSTRPLNEFEKMFVKRETPRRRKKILP